A window from Rhinolophus sinicus isolate RSC01 linkage group LG01, ASM3656204v1, whole genome shotgun sequence encodes these proteins:
- the MORC3 gene encoding MORC family CW-type zinc finger protein 3 isoform X2, with translation MTSDKLHKMLSFGFSDKVTVNGHVPVGLYGNGFKSGSMRLGRDAIVFTKNGESMSVGFLSQTYLEAIKAEHVVVPIVAFNKHRQVINSVESKASLAAILEHSLFSTEQKLLAELDAIMGKKGTRIIIWNLRSYRNATEFDFDKDKYDIRIPEDLDEATGKKGYKKQERMDQIAPESDYSLRAYCSILYLKPRTQIIIRGQKVKTQLVSKSLAYIERDVYRPKFLTKTVRITFGFNCRNKDHYGIMMYHKNRLIKAYEKVGCQLRANNMGVGVVGIIECNFLKPTHNKQDFDYTNEYRLTIAALGDKLNDYWNEMKVKKHAEYPINMPVEDIQKRPDQTWVQCDSCLKWRKLPDGIDQLPEKWYCSNNPDPQFRNCDVPEEPEDEDLMHPTYEKTYKKKDREKIRIRHLERIPQISTADLLGTTPLSSQSFSPVKESVPRGHLSESVNTYAKRLINNHRGSPQSDPESNSMKRRLSTHSSILNTKICRLSNQAFENPAFKNDDDEDVIILEENSTPKPAVEPDVEVKSEQSHMEQSSVAVEPMGDTESCGQTSSAGTSAASCDPGTAVATQTEVPGLVVKKEETIEDNIDARNDTAILPSCVEAEGKPHETPETFDQSVGDAGSQLDVLRNELLRVTQEKENYKRQCDMFIDQVRVLQQRILEMNNKYVKKETCHQSTETDAVFLLESINGKSESPDHMVSQYQQALEEIERLKKQCSALQHVKTECSQCSNSESKSEVDEMVVQLDDVFRQLDKCSIERDQYKSEVELLEMEKSQIRSQCEELKTEIEQLKSTSQQTGTDVSTSSNIEESVNYADGESLKLRSLRVNVGQLLAMIVPDLDLQQVNYDVDVVDEILGQVVEQMSEISSS, from the exons ATGACTTCAGATAAATTGCATAAAATGCTAAG ctTTGGCTTCAGTGACAAAGTCACCGTGAATGGTCATGTCCCAGTTGGATTGTATGGGAATGGTTTCAAGTCAGGTTCTATGCGTTTGGGTAGAGATGCAATCGTTTTTACCAAAAATGGAGAAAGCATGAGCGTGGGCTTCTTGTCTCAGACCTACTTGGAAGCCATAAAAGCAGAACACGTTGTTGTCCCCATAGTGGCGTTCAACAAACACC GACAGGTGATTAATTCAGTGGAATCAAAAGCAAGTCTTGCTGCAATTCTGGaacattctttgttttctacGGAACAGAAATTACTAGCAGAACTGGATGCTATTATGGGTAAGAAGGGGACGAGGATCATCATTTGGAATCTTAGAAG CTACAGAAATGCAACAGAGTTTGATTTTGATAAGGATAAATATGACATCAGAATTCCGGAAGATTTAGATGAGGCTACAGGGAAGAAGGGGTACAAGAAGCAAGAGAGGATGGACCAAATTGCCCCTGAGAGTGACTATTCCCTAAGG GCTTACTGCAGTATATTGTACCTAAAACCAAGAACGCAGATCATCATACGTGGACAGAAAGTGAAGACGCAGCTGGTTTCGAAGAGTCTTGCCTACATCGAACGTGATGTTTATCGACCCAAATTTTTA aCTAAAACAGTGAGAATTACTTTTGGATTCAACTGCAGAAATAAAGATCATTATGGGATAATGATGTATCACAAAAATAGACTCATCAAAGCTTATGAAAAAGTTGGATGTCAGTTGAGG gcAAACAACATGGGTGTTGGAGTAGTGGGAATTATCGAGTGTAATTTCCTAAAGCCGACTCATAATAAACAAGATTTCGACTATACTAACGAGTATAG GCTTACAATAGCAGCATTAGGAGATAAACTGAATGATTACTGGAATGAAATGAAGGTGAAGAAACATGCAGAATATCCTATAAATATGCCAGTTGAAGATATACA GAAACGCCCTGATCAGACATGGGTTCAGTGCGATTCCTGCCTAAAGTGGCGAAAATTACCCGATGGGATAGATCAACTTCCAGAAAAATGGTATTGCTCCAATAACCCTGACCCACAGTTCAG AAATTGTGATGTTCCAGAAGAACCTGAAGATGAGGATTTGATGCATCCCACTTACGAGAAAACCTACAAAAAGAA agacaggGAAAAAATCAGGATCAGGCACCTGGAAAGGATCCCTCAG ATTTCTACAGCTGACCTATTAGGGACAACCCCGCTGTCAAGTCAGAGCTTTTCTCCTGTGAAGGAAAGTGTTCCAAGAGGACATCTTTCAGAATCAGTAAATACTTATGCAAAAAGACTTATAAATAATCACCGAGGTTCACCCCAGTCTGACCCTGAGAGCAACAG CATGAAACGGAGACTTTCTACTCATTCTTCAATTTTGAATACAAAGATTTGCAGATTGAGTAATCAAGCATTTGAAAatccagcttttaaaaatgatgatgatgaagatgtcatcatcttagaagaaaacagtacTCCCAAGCCTGCAGTGGAACCTGACGTTGAAGTGAAATCGGAACAGAGTCACATGGAGCAAAGTAGTGTGGCGGTCGAGCCGATGGGAGACACTGAATCTTGTGGCCAGACCAGTTCAGCAGGCACCTCAGCAGCCAGCTGTGACCCGGGAACTGCCGTGGCCACCCAGACAGAAGTACCGGGTTTAGTtgtcaaaaaggaagaaactattgaAGATAACATAGATGCAAGAAATGATACAGCCATCCTGCCGTCCTGTGTGGAAGCTGAAGGAAAGCCGCATGAAACCCCGGAAACCTTCGATCAATCTGTGGGTGATGCTGGGTCCCAGTTAGATGTACTGAGAAATGAGCTGCTTCGAGTcacccaagaaaaagaaaactacaaaagacAATGTGATATGTTTATTGACCAGGTCAGAGTATTACAACAGAGGATACTGGAAATGAACAACAAATACGTGAAGAAGGAAACTTGCCACCAGTCTACCGAAACTGATGctgtatttttacttgaaagtATTAATGGCAAATCTGAAAGTCCAGACCACATGGTATCTCAGTATCAGCAAGCtctggaagaaatagaaaggCTGAAAAAACAGTGTAGTGCTTTGCAACATGTAAAGACTGAATGTAGTCAGTGTTCCAACAGTGAGAGTAAAAGTGAAGTGGATGAAATGGTTGTGCAGCTTGATGATGTGTTTAGACAGCTGGACAAATGCAGTATTGAGAGGGACCAGTATAAAAGTGAG GTTGAATTATTGGAAATGGAGAAATCACAAATTCGTTCACAGTGTGAAGAACTGAAAACTGAAATTGAACAATTAAAATCCACAAGTCAACAGACAGGAACAGATGTTTCAACTTCAAGTAACATTGAGGAGTCTGTAAATTATGCTGATGGAGAAAG CCTCAAACTTCGATCTCTTCGAGTTAACGTAGGACAGCTGCTGGCCATGATAGTACCTGACCTCGACCTTCAGCAAGTGAATTATGATGTTGATGTAGTTGATGAGATTTTAGGACAAGttgttgaacaaatgagtgaaatcaGTAGTTCTTAA
- the MORC3 gene encoding MORC family CW-type zinc finger protein 3 isoform X1 gives MAAQQPSGIRLSALCPKFLHTNSTSHTWPFSAVAELIDNAYDPDVNAKQIWIDKTLIKSHICLTFTDNGNGMTSDKLHKMLSFGFSDKVTVNGHVPVGLYGNGFKSGSMRLGRDAIVFTKNGESMSVGFLSQTYLEAIKAEHVVVPIVAFNKHRQVINSVESKASLAAILEHSLFSTEQKLLAELDAIMGKKGTRIIIWNLRSYRNATEFDFDKDKYDIRIPEDLDEATGKKGYKKQERMDQIAPESDYSLRAYCSILYLKPRTQIIIRGQKVKTQLVSKSLAYIERDVYRPKFLTKTVRITFGFNCRNKDHYGIMMYHKNRLIKAYEKVGCQLRANNMGVGVVGIIECNFLKPTHNKQDFDYTNEYRLTIAALGDKLNDYWNEMKVKKHAEYPINMPVEDIQKRPDQTWVQCDSCLKWRKLPDGIDQLPEKWYCSNNPDPQFRNCDVPEEPEDEDLMHPTYEKTYKKKDREKIRIRHLERIPQISTADLLGTTPLSSQSFSPVKESVPRGHLSESVNTYAKRLINNHRGSPQSDPESNSMKRRLSTHSSILNTKICRLSNQAFENPAFKNDDDEDVIILEENSTPKPAVEPDVEVKSEQSHMEQSSVAVEPMGDTESCGQTSSAGTSAASCDPGTAVATQTEVPGLVVKKEETIEDNIDARNDTAILPSCVEAEGKPHETPETFDQSVGDAGSQLDVLRNELLRVTQEKENYKRQCDMFIDQVRVLQQRILEMNNKYVKKETCHQSTETDAVFLLESINGKSESPDHMVSQYQQALEEIERLKKQCSALQHVKTECSQCSNSESKSEVDEMVVQLDDVFRQLDKCSIERDQYKSEVELLEMEKSQIRSQCEELKTEIEQLKSTSQQTGTDVSTSSNIEESVNYADGESLKLRSLRVNVGQLLAMIVPDLDLQQVNYDVDVVDEILGQVVEQMSEISSS, from the exons ATAATGCCTACGATCCTGATGTGAATGCAAAACAGATATGGATTGATAAAACACTGATAAAGAGCCATATATGCTTGACATTCACTGATAATGGGAATGGTATGACTTCAGATAAATTGCATAAAATGCTAAG ctTTGGCTTCAGTGACAAAGTCACCGTGAATGGTCATGTCCCAGTTGGATTGTATGGGAATGGTTTCAAGTCAGGTTCTATGCGTTTGGGTAGAGATGCAATCGTTTTTACCAAAAATGGAGAAAGCATGAGCGTGGGCTTCTTGTCTCAGACCTACTTGGAAGCCATAAAAGCAGAACACGTTGTTGTCCCCATAGTGGCGTTCAACAAACACC GACAGGTGATTAATTCAGTGGAATCAAAAGCAAGTCTTGCTGCAATTCTGGaacattctttgttttctacGGAACAGAAATTACTAGCAGAACTGGATGCTATTATGGGTAAGAAGGGGACGAGGATCATCATTTGGAATCTTAGAAG CTACAGAAATGCAACAGAGTTTGATTTTGATAAGGATAAATATGACATCAGAATTCCGGAAGATTTAGATGAGGCTACAGGGAAGAAGGGGTACAAGAAGCAAGAGAGGATGGACCAAATTGCCCCTGAGAGTGACTATTCCCTAAGG GCTTACTGCAGTATATTGTACCTAAAACCAAGAACGCAGATCATCATACGTGGACAGAAAGTGAAGACGCAGCTGGTTTCGAAGAGTCTTGCCTACATCGAACGTGATGTTTATCGACCCAAATTTTTA aCTAAAACAGTGAGAATTACTTTTGGATTCAACTGCAGAAATAAAGATCATTATGGGATAATGATGTATCACAAAAATAGACTCATCAAAGCTTATGAAAAAGTTGGATGTCAGTTGAGG gcAAACAACATGGGTGTTGGAGTAGTGGGAATTATCGAGTGTAATTTCCTAAAGCCGACTCATAATAAACAAGATTTCGACTATACTAACGAGTATAG GCTTACAATAGCAGCATTAGGAGATAAACTGAATGATTACTGGAATGAAATGAAGGTGAAGAAACATGCAGAATATCCTATAAATATGCCAGTTGAAGATATACA GAAACGCCCTGATCAGACATGGGTTCAGTGCGATTCCTGCCTAAAGTGGCGAAAATTACCCGATGGGATAGATCAACTTCCAGAAAAATGGTATTGCTCCAATAACCCTGACCCACAGTTCAG AAATTGTGATGTTCCAGAAGAACCTGAAGATGAGGATTTGATGCATCCCACTTACGAGAAAACCTACAAAAAGAA agacaggGAAAAAATCAGGATCAGGCACCTGGAAAGGATCCCTCAG ATTTCTACAGCTGACCTATTAGGGACAACCCCGCTGTCAAGTCAGAGCTTTTCTCCTGTGAAGGAAAGTGTTCCAAGAGGACATCTTTCAGAATCAGTAAATACTTATGCAAAAAGACTTATAAATAATCACCGAGGTTCACCCCAGTCTGACCCTGAGAGCAACAG CATGAAACGGAGACTTTCTACTCATTCTTCAATTTTGAATACAAAGATTTGCAGATTGAGTAATCAAGCATTTGAAAatccagcttttaaaaatgatgatgatgaagatgtcatcatcttagaagaaaacagtacTCCCAAGCCTGCAGTGGAACCTGACGTTGAAGTGAAATCGGAACAGAGTCACATGGAGCAAAGTAGTGTGGCGGTCGAGCCGATGGGAGACACTGAATCTTGTGGCCAGACCAGTTCAGCAGGCACCTCAGCAGCCAGCTGTGACCCGGGAACTGCCGTGGCCACCCAGACAGAAGTACCGGGTTTAGTtgtcaaaaaggaagaaactattgaAGATAACATAGATGCAAGAAATGATACAGCCATCCTGCCGTCCTGTGTGGAAGCTGAAGGAAAGCCGCATGAAACCCCGGAAACCTTCGATCAATCTGTGGGTGATGCTGGGTCCCAGTTAGATGTACTGAGAAATGAGCTGCTTCGAGTcacccaagaaaaagaaaactacaaaagacAATGTGATATGTTTATTGACCAGGTCAGAGTATTACAACAGAGGATACTGGAAATGAACAACAAATACGTGAAGAAGGAAACTTGCCACCAGTCTACCGAAACTGATGctgtatttttacttgaaagtATTAATGGCAAATCTGAAAGTCCAGACCACATGGTATCTCAGTATCAGCAAGCtctggaagaaatagaaaggCTGAAAAAACAGTGTAGTGCTTTGCAACATGTAAAGACTGAATGTAGTCAGTGTTCCAACAGTGAGAGTAAAAGTGAAGTGGATGAAATGGTTGTGCAGCTTGATGATGTGTTTAGACAGCTGGACAAATGCAGTATTGAGAGGGACCAGTATAAAAGTGAG GTTGAATTATTGGAAATGGAGAAATCACAAATTCGTTCACAGTGTGAAGAACTGAAAACTGAAATTGAACAATTAAAATCCACAAGTCAACAGACAGGAACAGATGTTTCAACTTCAAGTAACATTGAGGAGTCTGTAAATTATGCTGATGGAGAAAG CCTCAAACTTCGATCTCTTCGAGTTAACGTAGGACAGCTGCTGGCCATGATAGTACCTGACCTCGACCTTCAGCAAGTGAATTATGATGTTGATGTAGTTGATGAGATTTTAGGACAAGttgttgaacaaatgagtgaaatcaGTAGTTCTTAA